The sequence TTTAATTGTGTGGCGGAAGCTAAAGAACTGCCACCAAATTTTATAACCTTCACTTATATTCACTCCTATTATGTGAGTTTCTCGAGTTATTTATCACTATTTAGAATACAAAAATTCTGCTATAAAATCAATTAAAATCCATAAATTTCTCTGTTATTTCTTTTTTTTAAAGGAAAACATAACATATTTGTGTCATGAGAAAAGTATTTCCTTGACCATTCATATAGAAGTTGCTAGCATAAATAGGAATAGAAAGGTTGCGATAGAATGAAAAAAATAGAAGCCGTTATATTTGATATGGACGGGGTTTTAGTGGACAGCGAAGAGTTCTACCAAGAACGTCGTAGCGAATTTTTAGTTTCTCAAGGTCTAACTGTTAGGAAAATTCCGATGAATCAGTTGATTGGTTTAACCTTTAAAAAAATATTCCCAAAATTAGTAGAGAATTCAGAGCAATTTTCTGAAAAGAAAGTAGCTGAATTAGAAGAGGCATACAAAGAATTTAAAAAGCAAAATATTATCCCATATGAAACGCTATTAAATCCTGAGGTAAAAGAAGTTGTGAAAAAGCTAAAGGCTGCACATGTCAAAGTCGCTATTGCTTCTTCTTCAACTAAAATTGCAATCGATAAAATGGTAGCACAATGTGAGTTAGAAGACGAGTTTGATCTTCTTGTTAGTGGACAAGACTTTAAAGAAACCAAACCTAATCCAGAAATTTATACGTATACCGTTCAGGCTTTAGGGGTAATGCCTGAAAACTGTGTGGTGATTGAGGACTCAGAAGCAGGAATCGCTGCTGCAGTAAATGCCCAGTTGGAAGTTTGGGCTTTAGTGGACAGTCGTTACCAGATGAATCAAGAAAAAGCTAATCAAAAAATTTATTCCTTAAAAGAAGTATTAAAAGTATTAACTAAATAAATTTATTGCATGATTTTTTTAATTTTATAGTGATAGAACCTTTTTGCTGTGCTATAATCAACTTTAGATGTCTTCATATAATATGGAGAACGGAAAAGCAATAGTGAATATAAATATAACGAAAACATAGTCTTCCTATTTAAGTGTAGGATTATAGCGAAATAGACGGAGGAATCTTCATGAAATCAAACACAATGTTATTTATTTTTGTCTCGATTATAGTAGTAGCAGCCATTCTCTA is a genomic window of Vagococcus entomophilus containing:
- a CDS encoding HAD family hydrolase — protein: MKKIEAVIFDMDGVLVDSEEFYQERRSEFLVSQGLTVRKIPMNQLIGLTFKKIFPKLVENSEQFSEKKVAELEEAYKEFKKQNIIPYETLLNPEVKEVVKKLKAAHVKVAIASSSTKIAIDKMVAQCELEDEFDLLVSGQDFKETKPNPEIYTYTVQALGVMPENCVVIEDSEAGIAAAVNAQLEVWALVDSRYQMNQEKANQKIYSLKEVLKVLTK